One endosymbiont 'TC1' of Trimyema compressum genomic window, AATTCTTTTAGTGGACACTTATGATGTTCTTAATTCTGGTATCCCAAATGCTATTAAAGTGTTTAATGAAATTCTAATACCTAAAGGCTTTAGACCAAAAGGCGTTAGAATCGATAGTGGTGATATGGCCTATTTATCTAGGCAAGCTCGGGTTATGTTAGATGAAGCTGGATTTAATGATTGTATTATATTTGCTTCAAATTCTTTAGATGAGGTTGTAATTAATGATTTGATTAATAATCAAAATGCTCAAATTGACTCATTTGGCGTAGGAGAGTGTTTAATAACTTCAAAATCTGACCCAGTTTTTGGAGGCGTCTATAAATTATCTGCCGTAGATGAAAAAGGAGAAATGATTCCCAAAATTAAACTCAGTGAGAATGTAGAGAAAATTACAAATCCCGGCTATAAAAATGTTTGGCGTTTATATGATAAAAAAACCAATAAGGCTATTGCTGATGTTCTAACTTTGGCTGATGAATTTATTGATACATCAAAACCTTATCATTTGTTTGATCCAGATCATACATGGAAACAAAAACTGATTGCTGACTTTACTGCTAGACAATTACTGGAGCCAGTATTTGACAAAGGCAAGTGCGTATATAAGCGTAAATCATTGGCTGAAATTAGAGATTATTGTAAAGAGGAACTCAATAGCTTTTGGGAGGAAATATTACGTTTAGAAAGACCTCAACCTTACTTTGTAGATTTATCATTGTCCTTATGGAAAATGAGAAAGAATTTAATTACAGAACATATTTTTACAGAAAAATAAAGTTAGGAATAAAATTTTATGCATAATAATAAAAACAGACAGGCAAAAGAATCTTACAAGTTATTGTTCTTGTAATTTTAATAGGATTGATTATTGGATTGGTTAGTCAATGGCAACATATTTGGAATCTTTTTAAGAATCGTGAGCTCCTAGAAGCCACCGTTTAAAAATATGGTTTATTTAGCAGTCTTATTATGGTGGGATTACAAGCCCTTCAAATAGTAGTGGCTTTTATTCCTGGTGAAATCACGCAAATTGCTGCAGGTTATTTGTTTGGTACTGTTCAAGGGTCGCTTATTTCACTAGTGGGTTTATTTATTGGAGCAGCGATTACATTTTACATTGCAAGAATTCTCGGTCATGATTTTGTAAAAAAAGTAATAAAAAAAAGAACAGTATGAAAAATTTTCTAATCTTTTAAATAGTACAAAAGGTGAAGGCATATTATTTATTTTATTATTAATTCCTGGATTGCCAAAAGACTTTCTATTTTATTTAATGGAAATTACCGATATTCAGGCAAAACGCTTTTTTCTATAGTAGTGATTGCTAGAACACCAACCATTATTGGCTCTGCACTTATTGGGGCAAACTTAGCCAATAACAATCTCTCCATAGCTATTGGTATTTCAATATTTGCTATTATTGTAGTAGCAATTGGATTAATATTTAAAGACCGAATTATTGCTTTTCTTGATAAAAGAAAAAATAAATAATAATTAAAGAAAAGGAAGATATAATTGTGATAGGCATTGTTTGGAATTCAAAAAAAGATGGAGCTGAAGTATTAGCTGATTATATTGTAAAGTGGTTTACAAAAAGGAATATTCCAATTTTAGTAAATGAAGATAATATGTTTACAGAAGAATTAAACTTTATTATTGTTTTAGGCGGAGATGGAACTATTTTACATACTGTTAAAAGAATGCATCCATACTCAATACCTTTGCTAGGGATAAATTTAGGTAATTTAGGTTTTTTAACAGCTATAGAAAAAAATAATATTGACTATTATTTAGAACAAGCATTAGATGATAGCAATTATTTAATTGAGAAAAGAATGATGTTAGATGTTAGTATTTGCAAAGATAATGTATGTATTTGGAAAGATACGGCTTTAA contains:
- a CDS encoding nicotinate phosphoribosyltransferase, with the translated sequence MNINKVNESMLVDFYEFTMTNGYFVSGLADKKVVFDMFFRKVPDNGSFAIMAGLEQVIEYIENLHFADEDIEYLSSRGIFSEDFLGYLKDFEFTCDIDAVPEGTPIFPQEPIVRVKGPLIQAQFIETMLLMHINHQSLIATKARRLVKAAKGRNVVEFGSRRAQGSSGALLGARAAYIGGCSGTACTLADQLFKVPALGTMAHSWVQLFTKEEEAFRRYCEIYPENAILLVDTYDVLNSGIPNAIKVFNEILIPKGFRPKGVRIDSGDMAYLSRQARVMLDEAGFNDCIIFASNSLDEVVINDLINNQNAQIDSFGVGECLITSKSDPVFGGVYKLSAVDEKGEMIPKIKLSENVEKITNPGYKNVWRLYDKKTNKAIADVLTLADEFIDTSKPYHLFDPDHTWKQKLIADFTARQLLEPVFDKGKCVYKRKSLAEIRDYCKEELNSFWEEILRLERPQPYFVDLSLSLWKMRKNLITEHIFTEK
- a CDS encoding VTT domain-containing protein, producing the protein MVGLQALQIVVAFIPGEITQIAAGYLFGTVQGSLISLVGLFIGAAITFYIARILGHDFVKKVIKKRTV